Within the Enterobacter bugandensis genome, the region ATGCAGTACGTGGTGCTGGGAGCGACCACCATCATCGTCGATATCATCGTGATGATTGGTTACGCGACGCTGGCGCAGCGGATAGCGGCGTGGATTAAAGGGCCTAAGCAGATGAAGGCCCTGAATAAAGTCTTTGGTTCGCTGTTTATGCTGGTTGGCGCGCTGCTTGCGTCAGCGCGTCATGCTTAGCGAGAAATAATGAGATGAATCCCGAAGCCGGCGAACAGCGCGCCGGCAAAGCCGTCGATCCACTTCGCGATGCGCTGATAGCCGCGGCGCATCGCCGGTAAGGCGAACAGGCTGGCAACAATAGTGAACCAGGCGAACGTCTCAACAACGATCAGCAGGAAGATCCCCCAGCGCGCGCCTGCGCCGACGCTGTCACCCACAAACAGCGAGAACACGGAGCCGAAATAGATAATCGCTTTCGGGTTTGCCAGGTTAGTCAGGAGCCCTTTTACAAAGCTGCGGCCGCCCGTTGCCAGCTCTACCTTTGGCTCTTCTGGCTTTTTCTCTTCTTTCTTCAGCGCCCCGCGCAGCATCTGGTAGCCCATCCAGCACAGGTACAGCCCGCCGCCAACCATAATGATGTTATGCAGCCACGCCATCTTCGCCAGGATCAGGTTCAGACCGAGCAGCGCGACCGCCGCCCAGACCATAACGCCCATGGTAATACCGAGCACGCCCATCATCGCTTCTTTGCGGGAGCGGCTGACGGCAGTTTGCGACACGAAGAAAAAGTCTGGTCCAGGGCTCATCAGCGCAACGATGTGCACTAACGCCACGGTGAGAAATAGCATTAACATAATTAGCTCGCGGGGAAATAATTCAGTGAGTCATCATCCTGGCACTTTTTCGCCCGTCTGACTACTCCTCATCATCACCATCGGCGTGAGAGCGGATAAGCGCCATAAACTCTTTACCAAAGCGCTCCAGCTTGCGCGTGCCGACGCCGTTGACGCTGAGCATCTCGCTGGCGCTGAGCGGCATCTGTTCCGCCATCTCAATCAGCGTCGCGTCGTTGAACACCACGTATGGCGGGATGTTCTCTTCGTCAGCGATAGCTTTACGCAGCTTGCGAAGCTTGGCAAACAGCTTGCGGTCATAGTTACCGCCGTAGGATTTCTGCATCACGCGCGGCTTGAGGGCAACCACGCGCGGCACGGCGAGCTTGAGCTCAACATCACCGCGCAGCACCGGACGCGCTGCTTCGGTCAGCTGTAGCGCGGAGTGTTGAGCAATGTTCTGCGTGGCAAAGCCGAGGTGAATCAGCTGGCGAATAATGCTGACCCAGTGCTCGTGGCTCTGGTCTTTACCGATGCCGTAAACCGGCAGCTTGTCGTGCCCCATGTCGCGGATACGCTGGTTATTGGCACCGCGCAGCACTTCCACCACGTAGCCCATCCCGAAGCGTTGATTCACGCGGTAAATGGTCGAGAGCGCTTTGCGCGCGTCCATCAGCCCATCGTACTGCTTTGGCGGATCGAGGCAGATATCGCAGTTGCCGCACGGCTCCTGTCGCCCTTCACCAAAGTAGTTGAGCAGCACCAGACGGCGGCAGGTTTGCGCTTCAGCGAAGGCACCCATCGCGTTGAGCTTGTGGCGCTCGATGTCCTGGAGTTGTCCCTGCGGCTTCTCTTCCAGACAACGGCGCAGCCACGCCATATCGGCCGGATCGTAAAACAGCATCGCTTCCGCAGGCAGGCCGTCACGGCCGGCGCGGCCGGTCTCCTGATAGTAGGATTCGATATTGCGCGGAATGTCGAAGTGCACTACAAAGCGCACGTTCGGCTTGTTGATGCCCATCCCGAACGCCACCGTCGCGACCACGATTTGCAGGTCGTCGCGCTGGAATTTCTCCTGCACGTCGGCGCGGATATGGTTTTCCAGCCCGGCGTGATAGGCCGCGGCGCTAAAGCCGCGATTTTGCAGACGCGCGGCGGTGTCTTCCACCTTCGCACGGCTGTTGCAGTAGATGATACCGGACTTGCCGCGCTGCTCCTGAACGTAGCGCAGGAGCTGGTCCAGCGGCTTGAATTTTTCCATCAGCATGTAGCGGATGTTCGGGCGGTCGAAGCTGCTGACCTGAATATACGGGTCGTTCAGCCCCAGCAGGCGAACGATATCCAGGCGCGTGGTGTCATCCGCCGTGGCGGTAAGCGCCATAAACGGCAGCTCGGGGAAGCGCTGACGCAGCTGGCCGAGGGCAGCGTATTCCGGACGGAAATCGTGTCCCCACTGGGAGATACAGTGCGCTTCATCCACCGCCAGCAGAACCAGGTTCCAGTGCGCCAGGTGATCGAGGAAGTTGTCCAGCATCAGGCGTTCCGGCGCGATATACAGCAGGCGGATCTGCCCGGTGCGGCACCCGGCCATCACCTCTTGCTGCTGCTCGCGGGTTTGCGTCGAGTTCAGGCAGGCCGCCGCCACGCCGTTGGCGAGCAGCTGGTCGACCTGGTCTTTCATCAGGGAAATGAGAGGCGATACCACGACCGTCAGGCCGTTAAGCACCAGCGCGGGCACCTGATAACAGAGGGATTTACCGCCGCCGGTCGGCATCACCACCAGGCAGTCTCGGCCTTCCAGCACCGTTTCAATGATGGTTTCCTGGCCAGGGCGGAACTGCTGGTAGCCAAAGGTTTCATGCAAAACCTGTTTAGCCAGCGACTCCTGATTCAATACTTCCGCCTGCGCCACGTTAACCCCATATGCGAAAAATAAAACAGGCGCTATTTTCAGCGCCTGAGAGAGAAACTTCAACGTTTAACGCAAAAACATTCGAGCAGCTTAGAGAATATCGTTCAGCATTACGCCCACGCCAACGCGAGTCTGATTGAAGTTGTAGTCGATCAGCGACTCGCCGTAGCCGCTGTACACCTGGGTATAGAGACGCACGTGCTTCGTCACCGGGTAGCTCAGACCGAGCTCCGCACCGCCGTAGCCGGTGTTCCAGTTGTACTGCCCCTTCGCGCTCAGCACGGCTTCACCTAACTGGTAGCCAACTTTGAGCTGGTAGTAGCCCATATATTTGGTGATATCCGGGTTGTCATCGGTGCTGCCGAGCACATACCACGGCTTCACTTCCACCATCCAGTTACCGTTCTGCGCCATCAGGCGCGTATAGGCGCGGTTCCAGCTACGCGAGGTTGGATCGGAACGTCCGTTAGAATCATGGTTAAAGCCCACTTCGACGTCGCGCAGCGTCCAGCCAGCAAATTCATAATCCGTTGCGAAGCCGAGGAAAAGCTGCGGCTCATAGTTGGTTTCACGGAACGGTGAAGATTCCCCGCTGTTGGAGAGCTGCCACCAGGATTTCTGCGTATAAGACGCGCCGAGCACTGAGTTTGGCCCCAGAATACCGCGCCAGAACGGGAACGCGAGGCTAAGCTGGAACTTCACCTCATCCTTACGCGCATTATCAGACCAGTTATAGGAGCTTATCGCTTCTTTGTTGAGATCGCTGGTTTGGGTATAAATCACGTAGTTCGTGTCATACGGGTAGAGCGTGAACGGATTGTCATGCTCCTGCAGCATATTGGCGATAATGCTGCCCTTAACGGCAGGTTTATCATGGACTTCTTTAATCGTCGCTTCCTGCGCATATGCTGTGAGGGGCAGCGCAACCGCCGCCAGTAACCAGGCCAGATACGTCCGCATCGGTGGTGTTCTCCTGCAAAGAGTAAAATTACCTGAATAGTTATGAGGCGAACATTCTACAGACTTCTGCGATAACTGCTGCATCCTCGTTTCTGAAAGTGGAATTCCTTATTGCTGAAGCATAAAATCAACATTTCATTAACAATAAGGATGTAATGTCTCATGTCAGCCATGCTTACCGCCGAAGAAGTGTTAAAACTCGTGGGCGAGATTTTTGTTTACCATATGCCGTTTAACCGTGCGCTGGGTCTTGAGCTGGAGCGTTATGAGAAAGAGTTTGCCCAGCTGAGTTTCAACAACCAGCCGATGATGGTGGGTAACTGGGCACAAAGTATTCTGCACGGCGGGGTGATTGCCTCCGCGCTGGACGTGGCGGCAGGCCTGGTCTGCGTGGGCAGTACGCTGACGCGCCATGACACCATCAACGAAGATGAACTCCGCCAGCGTCTGGCGCGCATGGGCACCATTGATTTACGCGTCGACTATCTTCGCCCGGGGCGCGGAAACCGCTTTACCTGCACCAGCAGCCTGCTGCGTGCCGGGAATAAAGTTGCCGTTGCCCGCGTTGAGCTGCATAACGAGGAGCAGGTTTATATCGCCAGCGCAACCGCCACTTATATGGTGGGTTGAGGCGGCAAATTCGGGTAAAATTGATTCACTTTTTTGTAACGGATTTTCCCGATGGATGCTAAACAGACGCGGCAGGGCGTTTTACTCGCCCTTGCCGCTTATTTTATTTGGGGTATCGCCCCGGCGTATTTCAAATTTATCGCCTATGTTCCGGCCGACGAGATCCTCACTCACCGCGTCATCTGGTCGTTTTTCTTCATGATCGCGCTGATGAGCATCAGCCGTCAGTGGTCCGGCGTTAAAACGCTGCTGCAAACCCCTAAAAAGGTCTTCCTGCTGGCGCTTTCTGCGGTGCTGATCGGCGGCAACTGGCTGCTGTTTATCTGGGCGGTGAATAACCACCACATGCTCGAAGCGAGCCTGGGGTACTTCATTAACCCGCTGGTGAATATCGTGCTGGGGATGATTTTCCTCGGCGAACGCTTCCGCCGGATGCAGTGGGTGGCGGTGATTCTCGCCTTCTGCGGCGTGCTGGTGCAGCTGTGGACGTTTGGCTCGCTGCCGGTTATCGCCCTCGGTCTGGCGTTCAGCTTTGCTTTTTACGGCCTGGTACGTAAGAAAATTGCGGTGGAAGCGCAAACCGGGATGCTGTTTGAAACCCTGTGGCTGCTGCCGGTGGCGGCGATCTATCTGTTCGGTATCGCCGACAGCGCCACCAGCCATATGGGCAGCAACCCGTGGTCGCTGAACCTGATGCTGATGGCGGCGGGCGTAGTGACCACCATTCCGCTGCTGTGCTTCACCGGTGCGGCAACGCGCCTGCGCCTCTCCACGCTGGGCTTCTTC harbors:
- the pldA gene encoding phospholipase A, whose translation is MRTYLAWLLAAVALPLTAYAQEATIKEVHDKPAVKGSIIANMLQEHDNPFTLYPYDTNYVIYTQTSDLNKEAISSYNWSDNARKDEVKFQLSLAFPFWRGILGPNSVLGASYTQKSWWQLSNSGESSPFRETNYEPQLFLGFATDYEFAGWTLRDVEVGFNHDSNGRSDPTSRSWNRAYTRLMAQNGNWMVEVKPWYVLGSTDDNPDITKYMGYYQLKVGYQLGEAVLSAKGQYNWNTGYGGAELGLSYPVTKHVRLYTQVYSGYGESLIDYNFNQTRVGVGVMLNDIL
- the yigI gene encoding acyl-CoA thioesterase YigI, which produces MSAMLTAEEVLKLVGEIFVYHMPFNRALGLELERYEKEFAQLSFNNQPMMVGNWAQSILHGGVIASALDVAAGLVCVGSTLTRHDTINEDELRQRLARMGTIDLRVDYLRPGRGNRFTCTSSLLRAGNKVAVARVELHNEEQVYIASATATYMVG
- the rhtC gene encoding threonine export protein RhtC, which codes for MLMLFLTVALVHIVALMSPGPDFFFVSQTAVSRSRKEAMMGVLGITMGVMVWAAVALLGLNLILAKMAWLHNIIMVGGGLYLCWMGYQMLRGALKKEEKKPEEPKVELATGGRSFVKGLLTNLANPKAIIYFGSVFSLFVGDSVGAGARWGIFLLIVVETFAWFTIVASLFALPAMRRGYQRIAKWIDGFAGALFAGFGIHLIISR
- the rarD gene encoding EamA family transporter RarD, which codes for MDAKQTRQGVLLALAAYFIWGIAPAYFKFIAYVPADEILTHRVIWSFFFMIALMSISRQWSGVKTLLQTPKKVFLLALSAVLIGGNWLLFIWAVNNHHMLEASLGYFINPLVNIVLGMIFLGERFRRMQWVAVILAFCGVLVQLWTFGSLPVIALGLAFSFAFYGLVRKKIAVEAQTGMLFETLWLLPVAAIYLFGIADSATSHMGSNPWSLNLMLMAAGVVTTIPLLCFTGAATRLRLSTLGFFQYIGPTLMFLLAVVFYGEVPGADKMVTFAFIWVALAIFVADAIYTQRRTRRGM
- the recQ gene encoding ATP-dependent DNA helicase RecQ — encoded protein: MAQAEVLNQESLAKQVLHETFGYQQFRPGQETIIETVLEGRDCLVVMPTGGGKSLCYQVPALVLNGLTVVVSPLISLMKDQVDQLLANGVAAACLNSTQTREQQQEVMAGCRTGQIRLLYIAPERLMLDNFLDHLAHWNLVLLAVDEAHCISQWGHDFRPEYAALGQLRQRFPELPFMALTATADDTTRLDIVRLLGLNDPYIQVSSFDRPNIRYMLMEKFKPLDQLLRYVQEQRGKSGIIYCNSRAKVEDTAARLQNRGFSAAAYHAGLENHIRADVQEKFQRDDLQIVVATVAFGMGINKPNVRFVVHFDIPRNIESYYQETGRAGRDGLPAEAMLFYDPADMAWLRRCLEEKPQGQLQDIERHKLNAMGAFAEAQTCRRLVLLNYFGEGRQEPCGNCDICLDPPKQYDGLMDARKALSTIYRVNQRFGMGYVVEVLRGANNQRIRDMGHDKLPVYGIGKDQSHEHWVSIIRQLIHLGFATQNIAQHSALQLTEAARPVLRGDVELKLAVPRVVALKPRVMQKSYGGNYDRKLFAKLRKLRKAIADEENIPPYVVFNDATLIEMAEQMPLSASEMLSVNGVGTRKLERFGKEFMALIRSHADGDDEE